GCCGACCGGCCGAGACTCACCGGTGATCATCGACTCGTCCAGCTCCGCGCGGCCGTCGGTGATGCGCCCGTCGGCCGGCACCCGCCCACCGGGTCGCACTAGGACCACGTCGCCGACGCGCAGGTCGTTGACCCGCACCCGTTCGGGTCGTCCGTCGCCGTCGAGGCGTTCGGCGTCGTCGGGCAGCAGCGCGGCCAGGGCCGACAGGGCGCCGTGGGCCTGACCGATGGCCTTCATCTCCTGCCAGTGCCCGAGCAGCATGATCGTGACCAGAGCCGCCAGCTCCCACCAGAAGTCCAGGTCGAACGCGCCCAGCGCGGTCGCCGCCGAGGCCACGTACGCGACGGTGATGGCCATGGCGATCAGCAGCATCATCCCCGGCGCCCGGGCACGGACCTCCCGCACCGCGCCCTGCAGGAACGGCCACCCGCCGTAGACGAACACCACCGTGCCCAGCACCGGGCCCACCCAGTCGACACCCGCAAAGTCCAGCCGATAGCCGAACCAGTCCATCACCATGCGACTGGTCACCACGATCGGTACCGTCAAGACCAGGCTCAGCCAGAACTTACGGCGGAACATCTCCGGGTCGTGCCCGGCGTGCTTGTCATGCCCGGCATGGCCGTCGTTGGTGCCGGGCCGTACTGGCTGTCTGCCCGGGCCTTCTCGGTGGCTCCGGTGATCACCGTGCCTGTCCACAACCTCACTCGGGGCTTGCGTCCGGTGATGCTCGTCCTCGTGCGACATCCTCATCGCCTCCTCACCATCAAGATACCCCCGGGGGGTATCTCCGTCCAGGCGTGTCGATGTTCCGCACGTCACCCGACGTGACCCAGCACTTTGTCAGCGGCGCAGGATCCGGGACCGCGGTTCGTCGCTTCGCACCCAAAGGAGCAGCGCCGGCATCGCGGCACGCTTGATCGCCGACCAGCAGCGCTGGTGCGGCACGGCACGGCACGGCACGGCATCGCCGCCGGCCTCGCATGGCGTGTGGTGGTCGTCTCGTAGCCGGTCTGCCACAACAGCGATCGAGGGACGACGATCACAGGTCAGCGGGATGCCGGGACAACGCCGCGCTGGCGCACGCCGTAACGGGTAATCCTGCGCGGCCGGTAGACGGCCAGCACCATCAGTGCCAGCAATACCGTGAGCGTTGGGCTTGCATTCGGTACTCAGGTACAGGCTTACCGTCGTCGGTATGAGCGATGACCAGACCTGGGTGCCCGAGTCGTGCACCCTGCCGAGCGGGCAACGGCCGCTGCGGCTGGCCGAATTCGACGACCTGTTCGCCACCGCCCTGCTAACGCAGCAGCGCCTGTCCCCCACCCGACTGCGGTGGCGTCTCGACCCTGCCGCCGAGACAGCCGCCCGGGACCTGACCGGCCGGGAAAGCTCCTGCTGCTTCTTCTTCTCGTTCACCCTCGCCGCCGAAACCGGCACGCTACGCCTCGACGTGCAGGTGCCGACCGCGCACGTCGACGTCCTCGACGCGCTCGCGCGGAGAGCCGACGCCGGAATGACGGCGTGAGCGGGTTGCGCAGCAGCCAGGTCGCCGCCGCGGCCGGGGTGAACCCGCAGACGCTGCGCTACTACGAACGCCGCGGACTGCTCGCCGAACCAGACCGAACCCTGGGCGGGCACCGCCTCTACCCAACCGAAACGGTCACCGTACTGAAAGTGATCAAAGTGGCGCAGCGACTCGGATTCACCCTCGACGAGATCGCCGACCTGCTCGACGCGGGTCAGCACCGCCACGGTCGCCACCCCGACGCCGGCCTGCAGGTCCGCGCCCAAGCAAAGCTCGCCGAGGTCGAGGCGAAGATCGTTGATTTGCAGGTCATCGCCGGCACACTGCGCGCCGCAGTGGACACCGGCTGCGACGACCTCGTCGAGTGCGCCGGCCAACCGTGCTGCCCCATCCCCTTCGCCACCATCGCTCCAGGAGCCCACGATGCCGACCCTCGTTGACCGCGCCCGCCGCATGCCGCCGACCAGCCCGACCCATGGGACGTCATCGGCGCCGGCATCTGCCAGATCGGCGTCGCCTTGATCATGTACGCGCCCCGGTCCGCCGGCTGTCAGTGGCCCGCCCGCGACATGGTCGGTTGGAGGCAGCCGCGGGCCACCAGTTCGACGGTGAGGACGACGGCGACGGCCTCCACGGCGAGGAGTCCGACGAGGACGACCAACTGCGTCACTCCGGCGGCGAGGGGGCTCGCTCCGCCGAGCAGCACGCCGACGAACGCGCCGGGCAGGGTCACCAGGCCTACCGTCCGGGTCTGGTCGAGCGCCGGGATCAACGCCTGTCCCGCCGCCGGACGGCACACCAGCAGCACAGCGTCTCGGGGCAGCAGGCCCAGGGCCAGGGCGGCCTCCACCTCACCGCGCCGGCTGGTCAACTCGTCGACTGCGCGACGGCCCGCCAGCGAGGTCGCGGTCATCGCTCCGCCGATGAGGATCCCCGCGACCGGGATGATCGCGATGCCACGCGGCGGCACCAGGCCCGCCATCAGCAGCCCCGCCACCACCAGCATGCTGCCTCCGACGATCGGAGCACCTGCCCACCACCCCCGGCCGCCGCCCGTGATGCGTCGGCCGGACGTGACCGTCGCCACCGCACACATCAGAACGACAAACGCAGCCGTGGCCCACAGCGACACCACGATGACCGCGATCAGCATCGACACGGCACCCAGTTGGATCGCGGCACGGATGGCGGCGCCGATGACCTGCCGACCGTGGCCCAGTTTTCCGAGGGTCACGACGGCCGCCGCCACGAGGGTCAGGACGACCAGCGCAACACCGAGCTTCGGACCCACCACGAGCATCGTCGACGGCATGGCATCAGTTTCCGCCAGGCACGGCCAGGGGGTACGGGCCGCCGGTCCCGGCGTCTTGACGGGAAGTCAGCGGCCTGTTGGTCAGCCTCATTGAGCCGGGCCAATCAGCTGGAGAGGGTCGCAGACCGCCTCGCCGGACCAGACCTCCCGCCGCCTCTCTCGATTATCCGCTCCGTGCGGTCTCCGGACCGGTGTCACGGGCTCCCCGGACCGCGATGAGCACCACTCCGGCGATGAACACCAAGGCGGCGCAGAGGGCGGCACCTAGGTCGTGCGGGGGTCGAGCAGGCCACAGCCACGGCGTGGTCAGCGCCGGCCCGTGCCACTGCGTGTACAGCGCGTAGAGGGCGATCATGAGGTAGCTGGTAGGGCCGGCCCATGCCTGCGCGCCGCCGAGCAGGGCAGCACACAGCAAGCCGATGCCGACCAGCCCGACCAGGTTGCGCAGCACCTCTACCGTGCCGCCCGCCAGGTGTGCACCGGCTCCAGCGGCGGCCAGGGCACTGACTGCGGCGACGGTCAGCGCCAGCGTGGTGGCCAGCCGCAGAAACGGCAACCAGCGTCCGGTAACGCGTTCCGGCTCGCCGAGCAGACTGGTGGCGGTGACGGCGATGGCTACGGCGCACCCGGTCTCGAAGATCAGCGGCAACTGCAGCGCCCCGTATGCCTCCCACTGCCATTGCAGCGCGACCCGCAGGCCGATGGCGCAGGCCGCCACCGCCGCCAGGGCCGCGGGGACGTGGCGGCTGGCCATGTGCAGGCGAGCCAGCCGCAGCGCGGCCCGCATCGCCCCGCCCGGTGCTACCGCGGGCGGGCGATGACGGATTGCGCCCCCCGTCATGGCAGCTGCTCCAGGGTGAGCTGGCCCGCTCGCAGCGCCGCCATGTGCTCCATGAGCCACGCGTGCCGAGCAGCGGCCGGCGCAGCGGCCAGCCGCTGTGCCGCGGCGGCGGCGGGACTACCGGGCGCGAGGGTGGAGGTGCCGAGGATGGCCTCCGTGACCGCCTGCTGCGCGGGACTCGCGTTGCGGCCGCCGCCGACGACGCTGTTCACGATGCTGTGGGTGGCGTCCACGCGTAGCTCGGCAACAAGTTCGTTGGCGGCCGTCCGCTGGGGCAGGAGCAGGTGGAACACCGGTGGTGTGCCGCTCGTAGGAGGGCCAGCTCGACTGATGCTGACGCGATTGT
The nucleotide sequence above comes from Micromonospora luteifusca. Encoded proteins:
- a CDS encoding ABC transporter permease, whose amino-acid sequence is MPSTMLVVGPKLGVALVVLTLVAAAVVTLGKLGHGRQVIGAAIRAAIQLGAVSMLIAVIVVSLWATAAFVVLMCAVATVTSGRRITGGGRGWWAGAPIVGGSMLVVAGLLMAGLVPPRGIAIIPVAGILIGGAMTATSLAGRRAVDELTSRRGEVEAALALGLLPRDAVLLVCRPAAGQALIPALDQTRTVGLVTLPGAFVGVLLGGASPLAAGVTQLVVLVGLLAVEAVAVVLTVELVARGCLQPTMSRAGH
- a CDS encoding MerR family transcriptional regulator produces the protein MSGLRSSQVAAAAGVNPQTLRYYERRGLLAEPDRTLGGHRLYPTETVTVLKVIKVAQRLGFTLDEIADLLDAGQHRHGRHPDAGLQVRAQAKLAEVEAKIVDLQVIAGTLRAAVDTGCDDLVECAGQPCCPIPFATIAPGAHDADPR